The genome window AGAAAGCATTGTTCTTTCTTCTATCTTATACTCATTATTTAAAACTTTTTCAACAAACTCTAAAACATCTTTATTACTGGTTTGTGTCAAGAAACCAAGATGGCCTGTATTTATTCCAAAGATTGGTATTCCTTTTGGAGCAAGTACTCTGCTTGCTCCTAAGAGAGTTCCATCTCCTCCTAAAACAAGTGCGAAATCTAACAATTCATTTAATAGATTTAAATTACTATCTTCAACAGAAGTTTTACCAATCCATGTGTTTATGTTTTTTTCGTGTAAGAATTTGTCAATTTTTTTAATAACTTCAAGATTTTCATCCCAACTTGCATTGTAAATTAATCCTACTTTTTTTATTTTTTGTCCTTCAGTCATTTTATTTCGCTGAATTTTTTGTGTGCTTCATCAATAACATGTTGTATTGTTTCTTCACCAACCAGTTCTTGATCGCTCTCATTAAATGTTATATCAAACCAAAACTCAATATTACCAGCTTGACCAGTAATAGGTGAAGAAGCAATACCACGTGTATACAAACCTAGGTTAGAAATATTTTCCATATAACCTAATAGTAATGCCTGATGTATTCTTTTATCTTTAATGATACCTCCTTTGCCAACCTCACTTTTTAATGCTTCAAACTGTGGTTTAAACAAAGTCAGGATATGTGTTTCATCACTACATTCAACAAGATCAATAATTGGTTTAAATACTTTAGAAAGTGATATAAAAGATAAATCCACAGCACAAATTGTAGCTTTTGGCTCTCTTAAGTTATAAACTTTTTCTGCCATCAAGTAACGAACATTAGTTCTTTCAAATAAAACTACTCTTGGATCTTTTCTTAGAGAATAATCAAATTGTCCGTAGCCTACATCTACTGCATAAACTTTTTTTGCACCTCTTTTTAAAAAACAGTCTGTAAATCCTCCAATTGAAGTTCCAACATCAAAACATATTTTGTCAACTACATTAATTTCAAAATATCCAAGAGCACCTTCTAGTTTAATCCCGCCTCTACCTACGTAAGGATTTGTAGTAAATAAAACTGTAATTTCAGAAGCTGGATCTATAAATGTCCCTGGTTTTATAATTTTATCCTTATTAACTAAAATTGCTCCTTGAATTATTGCAGAGCGTGCTTGTTCGCGAGAAGGGAAATATTGCTTTTCTAAAAGCAATGTGTCCAATCGCATTTTAGGTTTTTTGGAAGGCATATTACAATCTTGGAATAACCTTTAAAACATTATACTGTGTATCTCTTTGAGCAGCATCTTTACCAGCTGCATGAATTGCATGGATAATTTCGTCAATTGAGACTTTATGTGAAGTCCCAGCAGCACTTACAACATTTTCTTCAAGCATTGTTCCACTCATATCATTAGCACCAAAACTTAGTGCTAATTGTCCAATTTTAATTCCTTGTGTAACCCATGAGGATTGGATATTAACAATGTTGTCTAAAAATATTCTTGAAGTTGCAAGAGTTTTTAAATAATCAACATTTGTAGAGGCGTTGCATGCAACATCTCTACCTAATGGATTATTCTCTTTTTGAAATGTCCACAAAATAAATGCTGTAAAACCAGAATATTTATCTTGAAGATTTCTAATTTTTTCCATATGCTCTATTCTTTCTTCAAGTGTTTCAACATGCCCAAACATCATAGTTGCTGTAGTCTTCAAACCCAATTTATGTGCTGCTTCCATAACTTCAAGCCAGCGACCAGATTTTATTTTTAGCGGGC of Candidatus Melainabacteria bacterium contains these proteins:
- the mqnC gene encoding dehypoxanthine futalosine cyclase — protein: MLNKRFTKEEILNLYLNTDLLKLGDLADQIRQKYHSNSKPVTFVIDRNINYTNVCTAACRFCAFAFWPGDKRGYVNSYDVIYEKTKELVDLKGTQLLLQGGHNPKLKIEYYEDLFRKLKKDFPSVTLHALSPPEIDHICNVSNLSIEAALKRLINAGLNSIPGGGAEILVDRVRNKISPLKIKSGRWLEVMEAAHKLGLKTTATMMFGHVETLEERIEHMEKIRNLQDKYSGFTAFILWTFQKENNPLGRDVACNASTNVDYLKTLATSRIFLDNIVNIQSSWVTQGIKIGQLALSFGANDMSGTMLEENVVSAAGTSHKVSIDEIIHAIHAAGKDAAQRDTQYNVLKVIPRL
- a CDS encoding TlyA family RNA methyltransferase translates to MRLDTLLLEKQYFPSREQARSAIIQGAILVNKDKIIKPGTFIDPASEITVLFTTNPYVGRGGIKLEGALGYFEINVVDKICFDVGTSIGGFTDCFLKRGAKKVYAVDVGYGQFDYSLRKDPRVVLFERTNVRYLMAEKVYNLREPKATICAVDLSFISLSKVFKPIIDLVECSDETHILTLFKPQFEALKSEVGKGGIIKDKRIHQALLLGYMENISNLGLYTRGIASSPITGQAGNIEFWFDITFNESDQELVGEETIQHVIDEAHKKFSEIK